The Bacteroidales bacterium genome includes the window CAAAAGCAGGCATGACAAAAGCTGACGCAAAGAAAGCTTTAGAGGCATTCGTAGAAAGCACATCTGGCGCATTAAAAACAGGTGACAGAGTTGCTTTAGTTGGATTTGGTTCTTTCTCAGTTGCACAACGTAAGCAAAGAACTGGAAGAAATCCTCAAACAGGTAAAGAAATTACTATTCCTGCTAAAAAAGTTGTAAAATTCAAAGCTGGTAGCGATT containing:
- a CDS encoding HU family DNA-binding protein, which produces MNKAQLIDSIASKAGMTKADAKKALEAFVESTSGALKTGDRVALVGFGSFSVAQRKQRTGRNPQTGKEITIPAKKVVKFKAGSDLSSTVQ